In a genomic window of Microbacterium amylolyticum:
- a CDS encoding maltotransferase domain-containing protein has protein sequence MVGRIPVVDVHPLVHDGARPAKATEGEAQPIRATIFREGHDLLGAEVVLIGPDGRRHQPARMEEITPGLDRYEAWVTPDSPGEWSFEIHAFGDPLMTWRHAAEIKIRAGIDVDLMFAEGQLLLTRLKKTHRPRTVRHTGPLKAALAAVTDTTRTPEDRLETLLSDEVLMLFRERPLRDPLTVAGPFPLFADRRRALVGSWYEFFPRSEGATVDPETGAVTSGSFRTAIASLDRVAQMGFDVLYLPPIHPIGEINRKGRNNTLDPGPDDVGVPWAIGSRFGGHDAIHPDLGNEDDFAAFVKAAKDRGIEVALDFALQAAPDHPWVTEHPEFFTTRADGSIAYAENPPKKYQDIYPINFDNDPAGIDAEAERILRHWMDRGVRIFRVDNPHTKALDFWERVLDRIRATDPDVLFLSEAFTRPARMHGLGAVGFHQSYTYFTWRTKKEQIEQYLREVSNESDHLMRPAFWPNTPDILHEFLQYGGPAAFRLRAVLAATGSPTWGMYAGYELCEHVAVRPGSEEYLDSEKYQIRVRDWDGLFDEGRTIAPFIARLNEVRREVPALQTLRGLRVHWSDDDHILVFSKGHGEDAVIVVINLDPHGARATTVHIDWKAIGLPSTFAVHEHLSGADWTWGEHNWVRLDPAENVAHILTVKGTE, from the coding sequence ATGGTTGGTCGAATCCCGGTCGTTGATGTACATCCTCTCGTTCACGACGGGGCGCGCCCTGCAAAGGCGACCGAGGGTGAGGCCCAGCCCATTCGCGCGACAATATTCCGCGAAGGGCACGATCTGCTCGGCGCCGAGGTTGTCCTGATCGGCCCGGATGGGCGGCGGCATCAACCCGCGCGCATGGAAGAGATCACACCGGGACTTGATCGATACGAGGCGTGGGTCACGCCCGATTCCCCCGGGGAATGGTCGTTCGAAATCCACGCTTTCGGGGACCCCCTGATGACGTGGCGCCACGCGGCAGAGATCAAGATTCGCGCCGGAATCGATGTTGATCTGATGTTCGCTGAGGGGCAGCTGCTGCTCACCCGCCTCAAAAAAACTCACCGTCCTCGCACAGTGCGTCACACCGGACCCCTTAAGGCGGCGCTGGCCGCGGTGACAGACACCACACGCACGCCGGAAGATCGCCTCGAGACGCTCCTGAGCGACGAGGTGCTGATGCTGTTCCGCGAGCGCCCGCTGCGGGACCCGCTCACGGTGGCCGGGCCGTTTCCGCTGTTCGCCGACCGGCGCCGCGCCCTCGTCGGCAGCTGGTACGAGTTCTTCCCCCGCAGCGAGGGGGCAACGGTCGACCCCGAAACGGGCGCCGTCACGAGCGGGAGTTTCCGCACGGCGATCGCGAGCCTGGACCGAGTTGCTCAGATGGGCTTCGATGTTCTGTATCTGCCGCCCATTCACCCGATCGGCGAGATCAACCGAAAGGGTCGAAACAACACCCTCGATCCGGGGCCCGACGATGTGGGGGTGCCGTGGGCAATCGGCTCGCGTTTCGGCGGCCACGATGCGATCCACCCGGACCTGGGGAACGAAGACGACTTCGCGGCGTTCGTGAAGGCGGCGAAGGATCGCGGCATCGAGGTGGCGCTGGACTTCGCCCTGCAGGCGGCTCCCGATCACCCGTGGGTAACAGAACACCCGGAGTTCTTCACGACGCGCGCCGACGGGTCCATTGCCTACGCCGAGAACCCCCCGAAGAAGTACCAGGACATCTACCCGATCAACTTCGACAACGATCCGGCCGGAATCGATGCGGAGGCCGAGCGAATCCTGCGGCACTGGATGGACCGCGGGGTGCGGATCTTCCGCGTCGACAACCCGCACACGAAGGCGCTCGACTTCTGGGAACGAGTTCTTGACCGCATCCGTGCAACCGACCCCGATGTGCTGTTCCTCAGCGAGGCGTTTACGCGCCCGGCGCGCATGCACGGTCTCGGCGCCGTCGGTTTCCACCAGTCGTATACGTACTTCACGTGGCGGACGAAGAAGGAACAGATCGAGCAGTATCTGCGTGAGGTGTCGAACGAGTCCGATCACCTCATGCGTCCGGCTTTTTGGCCGAACACCCCCGACATCCTGCACGAGTTCCTGCAGTACGGTGGCCCCGCCGCTTTCCGGTTACGGGCGGTCCTGGCGGCAACGGGCTCTCCGACATGGGGCATGTACGCCGGCTATGAGCTGTGCGAACACGTGGCCGTGCGTCCGGGATCCGAAGAATATCTCGACAGCGAGAAGTACCAGATTCGCGTCCGTGACTGGGACGGGCTGTTTGACGAGGGCCGAACGATTGCCCCCTTCATCGCGCGCCTGAACGAGGTGCGTCGCGAGGTTCCCGCGCTGCAGACCCTCCGCGGTCTGCGTGTGCACTGGTCGGACGACGATCACATCCTCGTGTTCTCCAAGGGGCATGGCGAGGACGCGGTGATCGTCGTCATCAACCTCGATCCGCACGGGGCGCGGGCGACAACGGTTCATATCGATTGGAAGGCCATTGGCCTGCCATCGACCTTCGCCGTTCATGAACACCTTTCGGGCGCCGATTGGACATGGGGCGAACACAACTGGGTGCGGCTTGATCCCGCAGAGAACGTCGCGCACATACTGACGGTGAAGGGAACCGAATGA
- a CDS encoding nucleotide exchange factor GrpE, producing the protein MPDTDPNEPQGEDEVQPDATAGAEDAPAEATPAGEDSDGLTVDDILDAEQTEEAVEHDKSDYETQLLQDLKRLQAEYANYRRRTQEQRQVEIERAKGEVAKGMLPVLDDLARAQQHGDLEEGSPFALVAEKMRGLAERTGLVAYGEAGDVFDPQQHEAVVQLPTPGAVESTVLEVVEVGYRLGDVELRPAKVVVSAPAE; encoded by the coding sequence ATGCCGGACACGGACCCGAACGAGCCACAGGGCGAAGACGAGGTCCAGCCGGACGCCACCGCGGGGGCGGAAGACGCCCCCGCGGAGGCCACACCGGCTGGCGAGGACAGCGACGGCCTCACGGTCGACGACATCCTCGACGCCGAGCAGACGGAAGAAGCCGTCGAACACGACAAGAGCGACTACGAAACGCAGCTGCTGCAGGACCTCAAGCGCCTGCAGGCCGAGTATGCGAACTACCGTCGCCGCACACAGGAGCAGCGCCAGGTAGAAATCGAGCGGGCAAAGGGTGAGGTCGCCAAGGGCATGCTTCCCGTGCTCGATGACCTCGCGCGCGCTCAGCAGCACGGCGATCTGGAGGAAGGTTCTCCCTTCGCCCTCGTCGCGGAGAAAATGCGCGGACTCGCCGAGCGCACGGGCCTCGTTGCCTATGGCGAGGCGGGCGATGTTTTCGATCCGCAGCAGCACGAAGCCGTTGTTCAGCTGCCGACACCAGGCGCGGTGGAATCCACCGTGCTCGAGGTTGTCGAGGTGGGCTACCGCCTCGGCGACGTCGAACTGCGACCGGCAAAGGTCGTTGTCTCCGCCCCCGCGGAGTAA
- a CDS encoding DnaJ C-terminal domain-containing protein: protein MANQDWFDKDFYQILGVAQNASDAELKKVYRKLARKYHPDSNQGDAAAEARFKDISEAYSVLSDPEQRREYDEIRAMGSGARFSAGGAGGGGFEDVFSRFQQRGHAPDFDDIFSMFNGATGGGGRRAGFGGPGFGGPQKGQDVRARTTIDFLTAANGDTITLKGEDGKPFKVKVPAGVADGQKIRLRGRGRPSPNGGEPGDVVVEVAVRPHRVFSRDGLNLRVTVPVTFTEAVLGATIEVPTLDGTRVKLRVAPGTPSGRVLRVKGRGIETTKGKGDLLAEVHVAVPDHVTDAQREALERYAAVEPNEDPRASLF from the coding sequence ATGGCCAATCAGGACTGGTTCGACAAGGACTTTTACCAGATACTCGGCGTCGCCCAGAACGCGTCGGACGCAGAGCTGAAGAAGGTTTACCGAAAGCTCGCGCGGAAGTACCACCCCGACTCCAACCAGGGTGACGCCGCTGCTGAGGCGCGCTTCAAAGACATCAGCGAGGCATACTCGGTGCTCAGTGACCCCGAGCAGCGTCGTGAATACGACGAGATCCGCGCCATGGGTTCCGGCGCGCGCTTTTCCGCCGGTGGTGCGGGCGGGGGCGGCTTCGAAGATGTCTTCAGCCGCTTTCAGCAGCGCGGTCACGCTCCGGACTTCGACGACATCTTCTCGATGTTCAACGGCGCAACGGGCGGCGGAGGCCGCCGCGCCGGCTTCGGCGGGCCGGGCTTCGGCGGACCGCAGAAGGGCCAGGACGTTCGCGCGCGCACAACGATCGACTTCCTCACGGCGGCCAACGGCGACACCATCACGCTCAAGGGCGAAGACGGGAAGCCCTTTAAGGTCAAGGTGCCCGCCGGTGTCGCAGACGGCCAGAAGATTCGTCTGCGGGGCCGCGGCCGCCCCTCGCCCAACGGCGGAGAGCCCGGCGATGTCGTCGTCGAGGTTGCCGTGCGGCCGCACCGCGTTTTCTCGCGCGACGGCCTGAACCTGCGCGTCACCGTTCCCGTCACGTTCACCGAGGCCGTGCTCGGCGCCACGATCGAGGTGCCAACGCTGGACGGAACGCGCGTCAAGTTGCGCGTTGCCCCGGGAACGCCATCTGGCCGCGTTCTGCGCGTGAAGGGACGCGGCATCGAAACCACAAAGGGCAAGGGCGACCTCCTCGCCGAGGTGCACGTGGCCGTTCCCGACCACGTGACGGACGCCCAGCGTGAGGCGCTCGAACGCTACGCCGCGGTGGAACCGAACGAGGATCCGCGGGCCAGCCTGTTCTGA
- a CDS encoding maltokinase N-terminal cap-like domain-containing protein encodes MMPLPTPSALEAYLVRTRWFGGKGRPFHVMGVRPLARSLATEDAIWRGRSDDETAGPDVVVLIVDVAYEDDQGGAESYQVPISTYSVSQPRIDHALVGVFDDVWAYDAVHDRDAMALWLKTFCRGTQEEPFESDGMRFHRLDVSGVQLDADAPSSPLTVEQSNSSVRFGEQTIMKLFRHVQTGVNPDIEIAAELTRAGSENVADLYGWIEGEFDGAVVQLGMLQRFLRASTDGFDLALASVRSVLADPSLHPATYAAEARELAKAIARIHLVLRERFDQTVLGTDATLALANGMRERLDAAILVVPQLDAHAPRLRALFDRVAGLNSLAVQRVHGDLHLGQALRTPDGWRIVDFEGEPSKPLEERRRLDSPWRDVAGLIRSFDYAPAVVQMSSTEPNDDGRSRQSDAWAHTARGVFIQAYAEELGTGGLTEDEAILLDAYIADKAVYETVYETRSRPAWVSIPMTAISRLGRAEETA; translated from the coding sequence ATGATGCCGCTGCCGACCCCGAGTGCGCTGGAGGCCTATCTGGTGCGGACGCGGTGGTTCGGCGGCAAGGGCCGCCCGTTCCACGTGATGGGCGTGCGGCCGTTGGCACGGTCGCTCGCCACGGAAGATGCGATCTGGAGGGGCAGAAGCGACGACGAGACCGCCGGCCCTGACGTTGTCGTTCTGATCGTCGATGTTGCGTACGAAGATGATCAGGGCGGGGCCGAGTCGTACCAGGTGCCGATTTCCACCTACTCCGTGTCGCAGCCGCGCATCGATCACGCGCTTGTCGGGGTTTTCGACGATGTCTGGGCGTACGACGCCGTGCACGACCGTGATGCGATGGCGCTGTGGCTGAAGACCTTTTGCCGGGGAACGCAAGAGGAGCCGTTCGAATCGGATGGGATGCGATTCCACCGCCTCGACGTTTCCGGCGTCCAACTCGACGCCGACGCACCGTCATCGCCGCTGACGGTGGAACAGAGCAATTCTTCTGTGCGCTTCGGGGAGCAGACGATCATGAAGCTGTTCCGCCATGTACAGACAGGGGTGAACCCCGATATCGAGATTGCCGCCGAGCTCACGCGCGCGGGAAGTGAGAACGTCGCCGATCTGTACGGCTGGATCGAGGGCGAGTTTGACGGGGCCGTTGTGCAACTGGGGATGCTGCAGCGCTTCTTGCGGGCCTCGACCGACGGTTTTGACCTCGCGCTCGCCAGTGTGCGCTCGGTTCTTGCTGATCCATCGCTGCATCCGGCCACATACGCCGCGGAGGCGCGAGAGCTAGCGAAGGCGATCGCGCGCATTCACCTCGTGCTCCGCGAACGTTTCGATCAGACCGTGCTGGGCACGGACGCCACTCTGGCCCTGGCGAACGGGATGCGTGAACGGCTCGACGCCGCCATTCTCGTTGTTCCTCAGCTGGATGCGCATGCGCCGCGACTGCGTGCGCTGTTCGATCGCGTCGCGGGGTTGAACAGCCTCGCGGTGCAGAGGGTCCACGGCGACCTTCACCTCGGCCAAGCCCTGCGTACCCCCGACGGGTGGCGGATCGTCGACTTCGAGGGCGAGCCGTCGAAGCCGCTGGAGGAGAGGCGACGTCTCGACTCGCCCTGGCGCGATGTTGCCGGCCTGATCCGCTCGTTCGACTACGCCCCCGCCGTCGTGCAGATGTCATCCACCGAACCGAATGATGACGGCCGGAGCAGGCAGTCCGATGCGTGGGCGCACACAGCGCGAGGCGTGTTCATCCAGGCATACGCCGAAGAACTGGGAACGGGTGGGCTCACGGAGGACGAGGCGATCCTGTTGGACGCGTACATCGCCGACAAGGCCGTGTACGAGACTGTGTATGAAACGAGGAGTCGACCAGCATGGGTGTCGATTCCGATGACGGCGATTTCTCGACTGGGTCGCGCGGAGGAAACGGCATGA
- a CDS encoding heat shock protein transcriptional repressor HspR, with amino-acid sequence MQLPEGVSPTDPIFPIAAASELAGMHPQTLRQYDRIGLVVPGRTRGGSRRYSAYNIVQLQEVAKLSAEGVPLAVIQRMIDLENEVQHLRDRVRDLTQELREERETRPGARVFATNATGGVVTLTGTTRIRRQTDVVLWRPPRG; translated from the coding sequence ATGCAGCTACCCGAGGGGGTATCCCCGACCGACCCGATCTTCCCGATCGCGGCGGCGAGTGAGCTGGCCGGAATGCACCCGCAGACCCTGCGGCAGTACGACCGCATCGGGCTCGTCGTCCCCGGCCGCACGCGCGGGGGGTCACGGCGATACTCGGCGTACAACATCGTGCAATTGCAGGAGGTCGCGAAGCTCTCCGCCGAGGGCGTCCCCCTCGCGGTGATCCAGCGAATGATCGACCTCGAAAACGAGGTGCAGCATTTGCGCGACAGGGTGCGTGATCTGACCCAGGAACTCCGGGAAGAGCGCGAGACGCGTCCAGGAGCGCGGGTGTTCGCGACCAATGCGACCGGCGGTGTTGTCACGCTCACGGGAACAACACGCATTCGGCGTCAGACCGACGTCGTGCTCTGGCGCCCGCCCCGCGGCTGA
- the glgX gene encoding glycogen debranching protein GlgX, with protein MAPSIWRELGEKTDVWPGRNWPLGSSWTPESTNFAVYAPDATGMWLCFFDEDGAETRYPLTEHSLGVWHGAVPDIQPGTLYGYRAAGPWDPGQGLRFNFEKLMLDPYALATSGTITPDQPLHAYVWGDPGTQDLQDSAPYQARSVVIDPSYDWGDDQHPRRAWRDTVIYELHVKGFTKLHDRVPEEHRGTYSGLAHPHVLHYLQDLGVTAVELLPVHQFFTEPAIAERGLVNYWGYNTAGFFSPHNAYSSRGDTGGQVTEFKDMVRAFHSAGIEVILDVVYNHTAEGGALGPSISFRGLDDRGWYKRVPTDGGFDDTYWDVTGCGNTVNASEPMTLRLILDSLRYWVTEMHVDGFRFDLTSALTRTGHDVDMACAFLTAVDQDPVLRHVKLIAEPWDLSMDGYLVGQMPAPWTEWNDKYRGTIRDFWRGHGDIRTVATRLAGSSDLYRYDGRWSFAGVNFITAHDGFTVRDLVSYETKHNEANLEGNRDGTNDNRSANYGVEGETDDEEIIAVRRRQAANLMATLALSNGVPMITAGDERGRTQGGNNNAYCQDNEISWVDWTGDDAWLDVYDNTRRALQLRRDHPALRQRHWFDGSPTVKGGPDDLVWLHPDGRRMTEADWADAGQRTFGIFLSGGPLRAPGPRGDQVIDNSFVMWFNAADAEVTVSSPVEEFISRAEVVLSTDDDIALGDCVSVGAETTLGPRTVVVLRSLE; from the coding sequence ATGGCACCCTCCATCTGGCGTGAGCTCGGAGAAAAAACCGATGTGTGGCCCGGACGAAACTGGCCACTCGGATCCTCGTGGACCCCGGAGTCGACGAACTTCGCGGTGTACGCGCCTGACGCCACCGGGATGTGGCTGTGCTTCTTCGATGAGGACGGCGCGGAGACACGCTATCCGCTGACCGAACACAGCCTCGGCGTGTGGCACGGAGCTGTTCCCGATATTCAACCGGGAACACTGTACGGCTACCGCGCGGCGGGACCGTGGGACCCCGGGCAGGGCCTGCGGTTCAACTTCGAGAAGCTGATGCTCGACCCCTACGCCCTCGCCACGTCGGGGACCATCACACCTGATCAGCCTCTGCACGCCTACGTCTGGGGAGATCCCGGCACGCAGGACCTGCAGGATTCCGCTCCGTACCAGGCGCGCAGCGTTGTCATCGATCCGTCCTACGACTGGGGTGACGATCAACATCCGCGACGCGCGTGGCGCGATACGGTCATCTACGAACTGCACGTGAAGGGCTTTACGAAGCTGCACGATCGCGTTCCGGAGGAACACCGCGGAACCTATTCGGGACTCGCGCACCCCCACGTTCTGCACTACCTCCAGGACCTGGGCGTGACGGCGGTCGAGCTTCTCCCCGTCCATCAGTTCTTCACGGAGCCGGCCATTGCCGAGCGCGGCCTCGTGAACTATTGGGGGTACAACACAGCGGGATTTTTCTCGCCGCACAACGCGTACTCCTCGCGCGGCGATACCGGCGGACAGGTAACCGAGTTCAAGGACATGGTCCGCGCGTTCCATTCGGCGGGGATCGAGGTGATCCTCGACGTGGTCTATAACCACACGGCGGAGGGCGGCGCCCTCGGCCCGTCAATCTCGTTCCGTGGTCTCGATGATCGCGGCTGGTACAAACGCGTTCCCACCGATGGCGGCTTCGACGACACGTACTGGGATGTCACAGGCTGCGGGAACACCGTCAACGCCTCCGAGCCGATGACGCTGCGACTGATTCTGGACTCGCTGCGCTACTGGGTGACCGAGATGCACGTTGACGGGTTTCGCTTCGACCTCACGAGCGCGCTGACGAGAACGGGCCACGACGTGGACATGGCGTGCGCGTTCTTGACCGCGGTCGATCAGGATCCTGTTCTTCGGCACGTGAAGCTCATCGCCGAGCCGTGGGATCTGTCGATGGATGGCTATCTCGTTGGCCAGATGCCGGCACCGTGGACGGAGTGGAACGACAAGTATCGCGGAACGATCCGCGACTTCTGGCGTGGGCACGGCGATATTCGCACGGTCGCGACGCGGCTCGCCGGTTCGTCGGACCTGTACCGCTACGACGGGCGCTGGTCGTTCGCCGGCGTGAACTTCATCACGGCCCACGACGGGTTTACCGTGCGCGATCTCGTGAGTTATGAGACCAAACACAACGAGGCCAACCTCGAAGGCAATCGCGACGGAACGAATGACAACCGCTCCGCGAACTACGGCGTCGAAGGTGAAACTGACGACGAAGAGATCATCGCCGTCCGCCGGCGTCAGGCGGCCAACCTCATGGCGACACTGGCGTTGTCGAACGGTGTTCCGATGATCACCGCCGGTGATGAGCGGGGCCGCACCCAGGGGGGCAACAACAACGCCTACTGCCAGGACAATGAGATCAGCTGGGTCGACTGGACCGGTGACGATGCCTGGCTGGACGTGTACGACAACACGCGTCGCGCCCTGCAGCTGCGGCGCGACCATCCCGCACTCCGGCAGCGCCACTGGTTCGACGGATCTCCGACAGTCAAGGGGGGACCAGACGACCTCGTGTGGCTGCATCCCGACGGACGGCGGATGACGGAGGCCGACTGGGCGGATGCGGGGCAGCGCACGTTCGGCATCTTCCTCTCGGGCGGGCCGCTTCGCGCCCCGGGGCCGCGAGGCGATCAGGTGATCGACAACTCCTTCGTCATGTGGTTCAACGCGGCCGATGCCGAGGTCACCGTGTCCTCGCCGGTGGAGGAGTTCATCTCGCGCGCCGAGGTGGTGCTGTCAACGGACGACGACATCGCTCTTGGCGACTGCGTCTCTGTCGGGGCAGAAACGACCCTCGGCCCGCGCACCGTCGTTGTGCTGCGTTCCCTCGAGTAG
- the treS gene encoding maltose alpha-D-glucosyltransferase, translating into MTSEASPLTSAIPVISDAQFPDTPGAGAEPEWFKTAVFYEVLVRSFRDGNGDGQGDFRGLTERLDYLQWLGIDCVWLPPFFPSPLRDGGYDVSDFTGVHSLMGEVDDVTTFIAAAHDRGIRVIIDFVVNHTSDEHPWFQESRRDPDGPYGEFYVWSDTNEKYEDARIIFVDSEPSNWTWDPVRGQYFWHRFFHHQPDLNYDNPAVHDAVLDAMRFWLDRGLDGFRLDAVPYLYEREGTNGENLPETHAFLRKVRRIVDTEYPGRVLLAEANQWPADVVDYFGDPATGGDECHMCFHFPVMPRIFMAVRRESRFPLSDILAQTPPIPSGCQWGIFLRNHDELTLEMVTEEDRDYMWKEYAKDPRMKANIGIRRRLAPLLDNDIDQIELFTALLLSLPGSPVLYYGDEIGMGDNIWLGDRDGVRTPMQWSGDRNAGFSSANPGKLALPVVQDAIYGYPSVNVEAQQEDRSSLLHWTRQMIAARRRHTAFGLGGFSDLGGSNPSVFSFSREHARADGTSEIVLCVNNLSQFPQPVELDLRRFEGLVPVEVIGGVPFPAIGELPYLLTLGGHAFLWFRLQSPAGENDGGVL; encoded by the coding sequence ATGACATCAGAGGCCTCGCCACTTACCTCGGCGATTCCGGTTATCTCCGACGCGCAGTTCCCCGATACGCCGGGAGCCGGAGCGGAACCCGAGTGGTTCAAAACCGCGGTCTTTTACGAGGTGCTCGTGCGGTCTTTCCGCGACGGCAACGGCGACGGCCAGGGTGATTTCCGTGGTCTCACGGAACGCCTCGATTATTTGCAGTGGCTCGGCATCGATTGTGTGTGGCTTCCGCCGTTCTTCCCCTCGCCGTTGCGCGACGGTGGATACGACGTGAGCGATTTCACGGGTGTGCACTCGCTGATGGGCGAGGTGGACGATGTCACGACGTTTATCGCCGCTGCCCACGACCGGGGCATTCGCGTGATCATCGACTTCGTCGTCAATCACACCAGCGATGAGCACCCCTGGTTTCAGGAGTCCCGCCGCGATCCGGACGGACCCTACGGCGAGTTCTACGTGTGGAGCGACACGAACGAGAAATACGAAGACGCGCGCATCATTTTCGTCGACTCAGAGCCGAGCAACTGGACATGGGATCCCGTGCGCGGACAGTACTTCTGGCACCGTTTCTTCCACCACCAGCCCGATCTGAACTACGACAACCCAGCGGTTCATGACGCGGTTCTCGATGCGATGCGATTCTGGCTCGACCGGGGGCTCGATGGGTTCCGGCTCGACGCGGTTCCCTATCTGTACGAGCGTGAGGGAACAAACGGCGAGAACCTGCCCGAGACGCACGCCTTCCTCCGCAAGGTGCGGCGCATCGTCGACACGGAGTACCCTGGCCGGGTTCTTCTGGCCGAGGCGAACCAATGGCCGGCGGATGTCGTCGACTATTTCGGCGATCCGGCAACGGGCGGCGACGAGTGCCACATGTGCTTCCACTTCCCCGTGATGCCGCGAATCTTCATGGCGGTTCGTCGCGAGTCGCGTTTTCCGCTGAGCGATATCCTCGCGCAGACCCCGCCGATTCCGTCCGGGTGCCAGTGGGGGATCTTCCTCCGCAACCACGACGAGCTGACGCTCGAGATGGTCACGGAGGAAGACCGCGACTACATGTGGAAGGAGTACGCGAAAGATCCGCGGATGAAGGCCAACATCGGCATTCGCCGCAGGCTTGCGCCTCTCCTGGACAACGACATTGACCAGATCGAGCTGTTCACAGCGTTGCTGCTGAGCCTGCCGGGATCGCCCGTTTTGTACTACGGCGACGAGATCGGCATGGGCGACAACATCTGGTTGGGTGATCGCGACGGCGTTCGCACCCCCATGCAGTGGTCGGGAGACCGCAACGCGGGCTTCTCCAGCGCGAACCCAGGCAAGCTCGCCCTTCCCGTCGTCCAAGATGCGATTTACGGATACCCGTCCGTCAACGTTGAGGCGCAGCAGGAAGATCGGTCCAGCCTGTTGCACTGGACACGGCAGATGATCGCCGCTCGCCGTCGTCACACGGCGTTCGGGCTGGGAGGATTTTCCGATCTCGGTGGGTCCAACCCGTCCGTTTTCTCGTTTTCGCGTGAGCACGCACGGGCAGACGGCACCAGCGAGATCGTGCTGTGCGTCAACAACCTGTCGCAGTTCCCCCAGCCCGTTGAACTTGACCTTCGCCGGTTCGAGGGGCTGGTCCCCGTTGAGGTCATCGGCGGTGTTCCTTTTCCCGCGATCGGGGAGCTGCCCTATCTGCTCACGCTCGGCGGGCATGCGTTCCTGTGGTTCCGACTGCAATCGCCCGCGGGCGAGAACGATGGTGGGGTGCTGTGA